One window from the genome of Bactrocera dorsalis isolate Fly_Bdor unplaced genomic scaffold, ASM2337382v1 BdCtg191, whole genome shotgun sequence encodes:
- the LOC125780197 gene encoding uncharacterized protein LOC125780197 isoform X1, translating to MSLLKKVLKIYIAIFQIKAKMDNSRKTGAAGGRGCKLSELDTLVLEVIGKESPTCDGIRPQENDGEDMSLQDLIGITLNESNDSNSPLVITEVTATKKEEKPVPMPESSRKRKRYMENGSSAHGEAEIKKLKMDEKVECQIENLKLQNKNFHLKNKALQIKILEQKCMGRKGAYTPLFF from the exons ATgagtttacttaaaaaagtgttaaaaatttatatagcaatttttcaaattaaggcCAAAATGGACAACTCCAGAAAGACAGGGGCGGCTGGAGGCAGGGGCTGTAAATTATCCGAGTTGGATACCCTGGTATTAGAAGTGATTGGGAAGGAGTCACCAACCTGCGATGGTATTCGGCCCCAAGAGAATGATGGTGAGGATATGTCATTGCAAGATTTGATTGGCATCACATTAAATGAAAGCAATGACAGTAACTCACCGTTGGTAATTACGGAAGTGACTGCTACCAAGAAGGAAGAAAAGCCAGTGCCTATGCCTGAGAGCTCCCGAAAAAGAA agcGATATATGGAAAATGGTTCTTCCGCCCACGGGGaagcagaaattaaaaaattgaagatgGATGAAAAGGTGGAGTGCCAGATCGAAAACTTGAAGCTgcagaataaaaattttcacttgaaAAATAAAGCTCTTCAGATTAAAATTTTGGAGCAAAAATGTATGGGCCGTAAGGGGGCATACACCCccttatttttttag
- the LOC125780197 gene encoding uncharacterized protein LOC125780197 isoform X2: MDNSRKTGAAGGRGCKLSELDTLVLEVIGKESPTCDGIRPQENDGEDMSLQDLIGITLNESNDSNSPLVITEVTATKKEEKPVPMPESSRKRKRYMENGSSAHGEAEIKKLKMDEKVECQIENLKLQNKNFHLKNKALQIKILEQKCMGRKGAYTPLFF; encoded by the exons ATGGACAACTCCAGAAAGACAGGGGCGGCTGGAGGCAGGGGCTGTAAATTATCCGAGTTGGATACCCTGGTATTAGAAGTGATTGGGAAGGAGTCACCAACCTGCGATGGTATTCGGCCCCAAGAGAATGATGGTGAGGATATGTCATTGCAAGATTTGATTGGCATCACATTAAATGAAAGCAATGACAGTAACTCACCGTTGGTAATTACGGAAGTGACTGCTACCAAGAAGGAAGAAAAGCCAGTGCCTATGCCTGAGAGCTCCCGAAAAAGAA agcGATATATGGAAAATGGTTCTTCCGCCCACGGGGaagcagaaattaaaaaattgaagatgGATGAAAAGGTGGAGTGCCAGATCGAAAACTTGAAGCTgcagaataaaaattttcacttgaaAAATAAAGCTCTTCAGATTAAAATTTTGGAGCAAAAATGTATGGGCCGTAAGGGGGCATACACCCccttatttttttag